One window of the Populus nigra chromosome 4, ddPopNigr1.1, whole genome shotgun sequence genome contains the following:
- the LOC133692948 gene encoding purple acid phosphatase 15: MGFFNFGLQVVVVVLISYCSFVSFVVYGNKIRSNVIPSTLDGPFEPRTVPFDVSLRGNAVDLPDADPRVRRRVKGFQPEQISLSLSATYDSVWISWITGEFQMSNHNKNITPLDPKSVASVVRYGTLRNPLNHEAKGYSLVYSQLYPFEGLQNYTSGIIHHVRLTGLKPDKLYYYRCGDPSIGALSDVYSFKTMPVSSPKTYPKRIAVMGDLGLTYNTSTTISHVISNKPQLALLVGDVTYANLYLTNGTGCDCYSCSFPNSPIHETYQPRWDYWGRFMQPLVSKVPLMVVEGNHEIEKQFGNQTFVAYSSRFAFPAKESGSSSTFYYSFNAGGIHFVMLGAYIDYHKSSDQYRWLERDLANVDRFVTPWLVAVWHPPWYSSYNAHYREAECMMAAMEELLYSYAVDIVFNGHVHAYERSNRVYNYTLDPCGPVHIVVGDGGNREKMAVGHADEPGNCPDPATTPDQHIGGFCALNFTTGPAAGQFCWDRQPDYSAFRESSFGHGILEVKNQTWALWTWHRNQDSRSTVGDQIYIVRQPDKCPVRYKQTERWFASI; the protein is encoded by the exons ATGGGATTCTTTAATTTCGGTCTacaagtggtggtggtggtgttaaTATCTTATTGTTCTTTTGTATCTTTTGTTGTTTATGGAAACAAGATCAGGAGTAATGTCATTCCGTCAACTTTGGATGGCCCATTTGAGCCCCGTACCGTCCCTTTTGACGTCAGTTTGCGTGGCAACGCCGTAGATTTGCCCGACGCCGATCCCCGAGTTCGCCGCCGGGTCAAAGGTTTCCAGCCCGAGCAAATTTCGTTGTCTCTCTCTGCCACTTATGACTCTGTTTGGATTTCATGGATCACGG GAGAGTTTCAAATGAGTAACCATAATAAGAACATAACACCATTAGACCCGAAAAGTGTTGCAAGCGTTGTTAGATATGGGACATTGAGGAATCCATTAAATCATGAAGCAAAGGGCTATTCCCTTGTTTACAGTCAGCTTTATCCTTTTGAAGGTCTTCAGAACTACACTTCTGGCATCATCCATCATGTTCGCCTCACAG GGTTAAAACCTGACAAATTATACTATTATCGATGTGGAGATCCTTCAATAGGTGCATTGAGTGATGTTTATAGTTTCAAGACGATGCCAGTTTCGAGTCCAAAGACCTATCCGAAAAGAATAGCTGTCATGGGGGATCTTGGTCTTACATACAACACAAGTACCACAATCAGTCATGTTATTAGTAATAAACCTCAACTTGCTTTGTTGGTTGGGGATGTAACTTATGCAAACTTGTATCTTACAAATGGAACCGGCTGTGACTGCTATTCTTGCTCCTTTCCTAACTCCCCCATCCACGAGACTTACCAGCCTCGTTGGGATTACTGGGGAAG GTTCATGCAGCCTTTAGTTTCTAAGGTTCCATTAATGGTGGTGGAAGGAAACcatgaaatagaaaaacaatttgggaACCAAACATTTGTGGCTTACAGTTCTCGTTTTGCGTTCCCAGCTAAAGAAAGTGGATCTTCATCTACATTCTACTACTCCTTCAATGCAGGAGGCATACATTTTGTCATGCTTGGAGCATACATTGATTATCATAAATCAT CTGATCAGTACAGGTGGCTGGAGAGAGACTTGGCTAATGTTGATCGATTTGTTACACCATGGCTGGTAGCAGTATGGCATCCACCTTGGTATAGTTCTTACAACGCCCATTACAGAGAGGCAGAGTGTATGATGGCGGCCATGGAAGAATTGCTTTACTCATATGCTGTTGATATAGTCTTCAATGGACAT GTTCATGCCTACGAGAGGTCAAATCGAGTTTATAATTACACATTAGATCCATGTGGTCCTGTGCATATTGTGGTTGGAGATGGAGGCAACCGAGAAAAGATGGCTGTTGGGCATGCTGATGAACCTGGTAACTGTCCAGATCCCGCAACCACTCCTGATCAACACATCGGTGGCTTTTGTGCCTTAAATTTTACAACTGGCCCGGCAGCCGGTCAGTTTTGCTGGGACAGACAGCCTGATTATAGCGCTTTCCGGGAAAGTAGTTTTGGCCACGGAATTCTAGAG GTGAAGAATCAGACCTGGGCTTTATGGACGTGGCACCGGAACCAGGACTCTCGCAGTACAGTTGGGGATCAAATTTACATAGTGAGGCAACCTGATAAATGCCCTGTCCGGTACAAACAAACTGAACGTTGGTTTGCATCCATTTGA